The following are encoded in a window of Choloepus didactylus isolate mChoDid1 chromosome 17, mChoDid1.pri, whole genome shotgun sequence genomic DNA:
- the LOC119512243 gene encoding E3 ubiquitin-protein ligase Mdm2-like has translation MNGTREPRETPAPGAKNPAWQMCNTNMSVSTDGAVSTSQIPASEQETLVRPKPLLLKLLKSVGAQKDTYTMKEVIFYLGQYIMAKRLYDEKQQHIVYCSNDLLGDLFGVPSFSVKEHRKIYTMIYRNLVVVNQQEPSDSGTSVSENRCHLEDESEQKDSVQELQEEKPSSSNLISRPTTSSRRRAISETEESSDELTGERQRKRHKSDSISLSFDESLALCVIREICRERSSSSESTETPSNPDLDASISEHSGDWLDQDSVSDQFSVEFEVESLDSEDYSLSEEGQELSDEDDEVYRVTVYQAGESDTESFEEDPEISLADYWKCTSCN, from the coding sequence ATGAACGGAACAAGGGAGCCTCGAGAGACCCCAGCTCCAGGCGCGAAAAACCCCGCATGGCAAATGTGCAATACCAACATGTCTGTATCTACTGATGGTGCTGTAAGCACCTCACAGATTCCTGCTTCGGAACAAGAGACCCTGGTTAGACCAAAGCCGTTGCTTTTGAAGTTGCTGAAGTCAGTTGGTGCACAAAAAGACACTTACACAATGAAAGAGGTTATATTTTATCTTGGCCAGTATATTATGGCTAAACGATTATATGATGAGAAGCAACAACATATTGTATATTGTTCAAATGATCTtctaggagatttgtttggaGTGCCAAGCTTTTCTGTGAAAGAGCACaggaaaatatatacaatgaTCTACAGAAACTTGGTAGTGGTCAATCAGCAGGAACCATCAGATTCAGGCACATCTGTGAGTGAAAACAGGTGTCACCTTGAAGATGAAAGTGAGCAAAAGGACTCTGTACAAGAGCTGCAGGAAGAGAAACCTTCATCCTCAAATTTGATTTCTAGACCAACTACCTCATCTAGAAGGAGAGCAATTAGTGAGACAGAAGAAAGTTCAGATGAATTAACTGGTGAACGACAAAGAAAGCGCCACAAATCTGATAGCATTTCCCTTTCATTTGATGAAAGCCTTGCTCTGTGTGTAATAAGGGAGATATGCCGTGAAAGAAGCAGTAGCAGTGAATCGACAGAGACTCCATCAAATCCGGATCTTGATGCTAGTATAAGTGAACATTCTGGTGACTGGTTGGATCAGGATTCAGTTTCAGATCAATTCAGTGTAGAATTTGAAGTTGAATCTCTCGATTCAGAAGATTATAGCCTTAGTGAAGAAGGACAAGAACTGTCAGATGAAGATGACGAGGTATATCGAGTTACTGTATATCAGGCAGGAGAGAGTGATACAGAGTCATTTGAAGAAGATCCTGAAATTTCCTTAGCTGACTATTGGAAGTGTACTTCATGCAATTAA